The uncultured Desulfuromonas sp. genome has a segment encoding these proteins:
- a CDS encoding IS3 family transposase (programmed frameshift) has product MSSKRYTEEFKIEAVRQVTERGYSVQEVANRLGTTTHSLYAWRKKYGNGTHNAAELDAHQAEIRRLRHELQRVTEERDIPKKGHRILRQRVPVRYAFIRAHQGQFATRNMCRMMRVHRSGYYAWVKQPKSARQLEDERLLGLIKQFWLESGGVYGYRKIHLDLRATGESCGVNRVARLMKQAGLRAQVGYKRPRYKSGHPAVLAENHLNQEFNVDTPNQAWVTDITYIRTYEGWLYLAVVIDLFSRQVIGWSMQSRIHAELVLDALLMAVWRRKPKGKVLIHSDQGSQYTSTVWQSFLKAHNLECSMSRRGNCYDNAVAESFFQLLKRERVKKKTYKNREAARQDIFNYIEMFYNPVRRHSSNDGLSPAEFDRQYFANVRGV; this is encoded by the exons ATGAGCAGCAAACGTTACACCGAAGAATTCAAGATTGAAGCCGTCAGGCAAGTCACCGAACGAGGTTATTCTGTTCAAGAAGTTGCCAACCGCCTTGGGACAACAACTCACAGTCTTTATGCTTGGCGTAAGAAATATGGCAACGGCACTCACAACGCCGCAGAACTTGACGCTCACCAAGCCGAGATCAGGCGTCTGCGCCATGAGCTGCAACGTGTCACCGAAGAACGAGATATCC CTAAAAAAGGCCACCGCATACTTCGCCAAAGAGTCCCTGTGAGGTATGCCTTTATCCGGGCGCATCAGGGGCAATTTGCCACCCGTAACATGTGCCGCATGATGCGGGTGCATCGTAGCGGTTACTACGCTTGGGTTAAACAGCCGAAATCTGCTCGTCAGCTTGAAGATGAGCGGCTCTTGGGGCTCATCAAGCAGTTCTGGTTAGAGAGTGGCGGCGTCTATGGATATCGAAAAATCCACCTGGATCTGCGAGCAACCGGTGAGAGCTGTGGAGTAAATAGAGTTGCTCGTCTGATGAAGCAGGCAGGACTGCGGGCTCAAGTTGGCTACAAGCGGCCTCGCTACAAAAGCGGTCATCCGGCAGTCTTGGCCGAAAATCATCTGAATCAAGAATTTAATGTCGACACACCCAATCAAGCGTGGGTAACAGATATTACCTATATCCGCACGTACGAAGGCTGGTTGTATCTCGCTGTCGTCATTGATTTGTTTTCAAGGCAAGTTATCGGTTGGTCAATGCAGTCGAGAATTCATGCAGAACTCGTACTTGATGCTTTACTGATGGCAGTTTGGCGTCGAAAACCTAAAGGGAAAGTGCTGATTCATTCCGATCAGGGCAGTCAATATACCAGCACAGTCTGGCAGAGTTTCCTGAAAGCACACAATCTGGAATGTAGTATGAGTAGGCGCGGTAACTGCTACGACAATGCCGTTGCGGAAAGTTTCTTTCAGTTGTTAAAACGAGAGCGGGTCAAGAAAAAGACATATAAGAACCGAGAGGCTGCACGGCAGGACATCTTCAATTACATCGAAATGTTCTACAATCCGGTACGTCGCCACAGCAGCAACGATGGTTTGTCACCTGCGGAGTTCGACAGGCAATATTTTGCGAATGTCAGGGGTGTCTAG
- a CDS encoding aldo/keto reductase, translated as MTILIIGLVPYSPLGRGFLSGQIRSVADFPEGDYRPMSPRFQGENFDKNLQLVDAVKAMAETKDVTPSQLALAWVLAQGDDVVPIPGTKRRRYLEENLLHCPSR; from the coding sequence GTGACGATCCTAATCATTGGCCTAGTGCCGTACAGTCCGCTCGGGCGCGGCTTCCTTTCCGGCCAGATTCGTTCCGTAGCCGACTTCCCTGAAGGCGACTATCGTCCGATGTCTCCGCGTTTTCAGGGTGAGAATTTCGACAAAAATCTGCAACTGGTTGATGCTGTCAAAGCCATGGCCGAAACAAAGGACGTCACTCCCAGCCAACTTGCTTTGGCCTGGGTGCTGGCTCAAGGAGATGATGTCGTGCCCATCCCCGGCACCAAGCGGCGCCGTTACCTTGAAGAAAACTTGCTTCACTGTCCGTCACGCTGA
- a CDS encoding aldo/keto reductase, protein MSDFYGHRDDEESIATLQRAVGLGVTFFDTADMYGSFTNEQLVGNVLKPYREKIILATKFGIARSDDPNHWPSAVQSARARLPFRPDSFRSRLP, encoded by the coding sequence ATGTCTGATTTTTACGGCCATCGTGACGATGAGGAATCCATTGCCACCCTGCAACGGGCCGTGGGGTTGGGCGTGACATTTTTTGATACTGCCGACATGTATGGGTCCTTTACCAACGAACAACTGGTCGGCAATGTGCTCAAGCCTTACCGCGAAAAAATTATTCTCGCCACCAAATTCGGCATTGCCCGCAGTGACGATCCTAATCATTGGCCTAGTGCCGTACAGTCCGCTCGGGCGCGGCTTCCTTTCCGGCCAGATTCGTTCCGTAGCCGACTTCCCTGA
- a CDS encoding desulfoferrodoxin — MTSQQGVYKCEICGNIVEVLHTGAGALVCCGSDMKLLDANTTDAAQEKHVPVIEKTDTGYTITVGSVEHPMTDEHYIEWIELIADGKSYRAFLNPGDKPQATFCVSAEKITAREYCNLHGLWKAEA, encoded by the coding sequence ATGACATCGCAACAAGGCGTGTATAAATGTGAAATTTGTGGCAACATCGTTGAAGTTCTGCACACGGGAGCCGGTGCTCTGGTCTGCTGTGGCAGCGATATGAAACTGCTCGATGCCAACACCACAGATGCCGCACAGGAAAAACACGTACCGGTCATCGAAAAAACCGACACCGGCTACACCATCACCGTCGGCAGTGTTGAGCATCCCATGACCGATGAGCACTATATTGAGTGGATTGAGCTGATTGCCGACGGCAAGAGCTATCGCGCTTTCCTCAACCCCGGCGACAAGCCGCAAGCCACATTCTGCGTTTCAGCAGAAAAAATTACCGCCCGCGAATATTGCAACCTGCACGGTCTGTGGAAAGCGGAAGCCTGA
- a CDS encoding radical SAM protein has protein sequence MYYFLNYEEPLFRPPSEARSLILQATIGCSQNQCRFCGMYKMKQFRIRSIEELADDLARLPMEIRQSVQRVFLADGDALIYPFDGLVDVLDLLQRQLPALTRVSSYASPRSLLSKTPEELRQLRSRKLRILYFGLESGDDETLRLANKGYDAQTMREQALKARQAGMKLSVTAILGLAGRKRSHEHALATAAWVNAVSPEYFSLLTMFHRHNEAFYRSIEPLSHGEILQETVEMLEHLDPQRTILRSNHVSNFLNLAGSYPKDRQALLDTARQALERGRQNPCWFEEIPAYQEQMY, from the coding sequence ATGTATTATTTTCTCAACTATGAAGAACCGCTGTTTCGGCCACCCTCCGAAGCGCGTTCATTGATTTTACAGGCCACAATCGGTTGCAGCCAGAATCAGTGTCGTTTTTGCGGCATGTATAAAATGAAGCAGTTTCGCATCCGTTCCATCGAAGAGCTGGCGGATGATCTGGCACGCTTGCCCATGGAAATCCGCCAGAGTGTGCAGCGGGTGTTTCTTGCCGATGGAGATGCACTGATTTATCCCTTTGACGGCTTGGTCGACGTTCTCGATTTGTTGCAGCGGCAACTGCCCGCGCTTACCCGGGTTTCCAGTTACGCGTCACCCCGTAGCCTGCTGAGTAAAACACCGGAAGAGTTGCGGCAACTGCGCAGCCGCAAGTTGCGCATTCTCTATTTTGGGCTGGAGAGTGGTGATGATGAAACGTTGCGGTTGGCCAACAAAGGCTACGATGCTCAGACGATGCGTGAGCAGGCGCTCAAGGCGCGGCAGGCCGGGATGAAGTTGTCGGTGACGGCCATCCTTGGACTCGCCGGTCGGAAACGCAGCCATGAGCATGCCCTGGCCACGGCGGCGTGGGTCAATGCCGTATCACCGGAATATTTCTCTTTGCTGACCATGTTTCATCGCCATAACGAGGCATTTTATCGCAGCATTGAACCGCTCAGCCACGGCGAGATTCTTCAGGAAACCGTGGAGATGCTCGAACACCTCGATCCGCAACGCACCATCCTGCGTTCCAATCACGTGTCCAACTTTCTCAATCTCGCCGGCAGTTATCCCAAAGATCGTCAGGCGTTGCTCGATACCGCGCGTCAGGCGCTGGAGCGGGGGCGGCAGAATCCATGCTGGTTTGAGGAGATTCCCGCGTATCAGGAACAGATGTATTGA
- a CDS encoding sensor domain-containing diguanylate cyclase: protein MKNRGGRCRTMTTYAKFKKMCRKITALQVTIVYLVTSTLWIYGSNWLMDNCCLPNASCLKEIRDGVFILVSGAILYLVASRFLITFLYSEKQLHQSQNRFRALYENLTQGVIYVAADGHVVSANPAAEEITGMPLEQLISLSIRSLKGRLIREDGSEFPWRQYPGVVALNRGEVVKGVIMGFSHPRHKRQCWIRVDAVPQFFSGKSRPDEVFISIEDITEFHSAQKKIEQLAYYDPLTGLPNRRLFMDRLNQTVKHAERNNEHLALLFIDLDKFKSVNDRFGHSGGDDYLCEVAQRLEQAVRKSDTVARLSGDEFVVLLSTVHNGNDGELMAKKLFEQLHPTVEINGHDVSINASIGIACYPQDAASAEGLLQCADTAMYRAKHQGKNNFRSFMPKAE, encoded by the coding sequence ATGAAAAACAGGGGAGGCCGTTGCCGCACTATGACCACCTATGCCAAATTCAAAAAGATGTGCCGCAAAATCACAGCGCTCCAGGTGACTATCGTCTATCTGGTGACCAGCACGTTGTGGATCTATGGCTCCAATTGGCTGATGGACAACTGCTGCCTTCCCAACGCCTCCTGCCTCAAAGAGATTCGCGATGGCGTCTTCATTCTGGTCAGCGGCGCCATTCTCTACCTGGTGGCTTCACGTTTCCTGATCACGTTTCTTTACTCTGAGAAGCAGCTGCACCAAAGCCAGAATCGCTTTCGGGCGTTGTATGAAAACCTGACGCAGGGCGTGATCTATGTTGCGGCCGACGGGCATGTCGTTTCGGCCAATCCGGCCGCCGAGGAGATTACCGGCATGCCGTTGGAGCAGCTCATCAGCCTGTCCATTCGCTCTCTGAAGGGCCGATTGATCCGTGAAGACGGCAGTGAGTTCCCCTGGCGACAGTACCCAGGGGTTGTCGCCCTGAATCGTGGCGAAGTTGTCAAAGGCGTGATCATGGGCTTTAGCCATCCGCGCCACAAACGACAATGCTGGATTCGGGTGGATGCCGTACCTCAATTCTTCAGCGGAAAATCGCGACCGGATGAAGTGTTTATCAGCATTGAAGATATCACGGAGTTTCACAGCGCCCAGAAAAAAATCGAACAGCTCGCCTATTACGATCCCCTGACCGGGCTGCCCAACCGACGGCTATTTATGGATCGCCTCAACCAGACGGTCAAACACGCGGAACGCAACAACGAACACCTGGCACTGTTGTTTATTGACCTGGACAAGTTCAAGTCCGTCAATGATCGTTTTGGGCATTCCGGAGGGGATGATTATCTGTGTGAGGTCGCGCAGCGCCTGGAGCAGGCCGTGCGTAAAAGTGATACGGTTGCTCGCTTGAGCGGTGATGAGTTTGTCGTTCTCCTATCCACGGTCCACAACGGCAACGATGGTGAACTTATGGCCAAAAAACTGTTTGAGCAGCTCCATCCCACCGTGGAAATCAATGGCCATGATGTGTCCATCAACGCCAGCATCGGCATTGCCTGCTACCCGCAGGATGCGGCGTCGGCCGAAGGGTTGTTGCAATGTGCCGACACCGCCATGTATCGCGCCAAGCACCAGGGAAAAAACAACTTCCGCAGTTTCATGCCGAAAGCGGAATAA
- a CDS encoding rhomboid family intramembrane serine protease has product MFIPVGDLPNPPGRAYVNLSLMAANIMLFALITLPLSGMKADPYNPALIEYLHHLGVQSLSQAQQVADRISAYDLFVFQHGFKPAAPRLEDLFFSLFLHAGLLHLAGNMLFLWIFGDNVEYRLGPWRYLLLYLFAGVMATVFFALFTLDSYTPLIGASGAISGVLGCYFIWFPRNKVKTFIFLFPFIMTTILLPSRLVLGVFLVVDNLLPFLFVHSGSGVAHGAHIGGFLAGGGVAYAIDRWPGLRHGQRFHKKVSPCEDPTASAADRIHCLIDHDQLETACGVFFGLNQRELRRTIPSYQVLEMGQYLMSEKHFDAALTLYRRFISDRPNDDQLDQAYLGAGIALLNKENCHPSAHQYFLSVLDVSHDQGLLNEARRYLEIINSHCQQRDWSRPEA; this is encoded by the coding sequence ATGTTCATCCCTGTTGGTGATCTTCCCAATCCGCCCGGTCGGGCGTACGTCAACCTGTCGTTGATGGCCGCCAATATCATGCTTTTTGCCCTGATCACTCTGCCGCTTTCCGGGATGAAGGCAGACCCGTACAATCCGGCTTTGATCGAATATCTCCACCATCTCGGAGTGCAAAGCCTCAGCCAGGCGCAACAGGTGGCCGACCGCATCAGCGCCTACGATCTGTTTGTGTTTCAGCATGGTTTTAAACCGGCGGCGCCGCGCCTGGAAGATCTGTTTTTTTCGCTGTTTCTTCATGCCGGTCTGCTGCATCTGGCGGGGAACATGTTGTTTCTGTGGATTTTTGGCGACAACGTTGAATACCGTCTCGGCCCGTGGCGCTATCTGCTGCTCTACCTGTTCGCCGGCGTGATGGCGACGGTGTTTTTTGCCCTGTTCACCCTTGACTCCTACACACCGTTGATCGGTGCCTCCGGGGCGATTTCCGGGGTGCTCGGCTGTTACTTCATCTGGTTCCCACGCAACAAGGTAAAAACCTTTATCTTTTTGTTTCCGTTTATCATGACCACCATTCTGCTGCCGTCTCGGCTGGTTCTCGGCGTGTTTCTGGTGGTCGACAACCTGTTGCCGTTTCTGTTTGTTCACAGCGGCTCAGGAGTGGCTCATGGCGCACATATCGGCGGATTTCTTGCCGGTGGCGGCGTGGCTTATGCCATTGACCGCTGGCCGGGTTTACGCCATGGGCAGCGGTTTCACAAAAAGGTCTCGCCCTGTGAAGACCCGACGGCCAGTGCTGCGGATCGGATTCATTGTCTCATTGATCATGATCAGCTTGAAACCGCTTGCGGGGTGTTTTTTGGACTGAATCAGCGGGAATTGCGTCGGACCATTCCCTCCTATCAGGTTTTGGAAATGGGCCAATACCTTATGTCTGAAAAGCATTTTGATGCGGCACTGACCCTCTATCGGCGCTTCATCAGTGATCGTCCCAACGATGACCAGCTCGATCAGGCCTATCTTGGTGCTGGAATTGCTCTGCTCAACAAGGAAAATTGCCACCCCAGTGCGCACCAGTATTTTCTCTCGGTTCTCGATGTCAGCCACGATCAGGGGCTGCTCAATGAAGCACGCCGTTATCTTGAGATCATCAACAGCCATTGTCAGCAGCGTGACTGGTCCCGCCCTGAAGCGTGA
- a CDS encoding trimeric intracellular cation channel family protein, with amino-acid sequence MNLLYVLDLIGTAAFAASGALAGVRRQMDMLGVLVLGIVTAIGGGTLRDILLGDTPPFCLKDETYLYISIAVALLTFFGHHVLDRYSNPLLFFDAIGLGTFVVIGTGKALDFHTGFIGAVTMGVMTATAGGVVRDVLSNQVPLILQKEIYASACIVGGVLFYILDHMGWSRPSVMLIAAGVVVGLRLLAIRHNWALPTAPPKTYPSKEK; translated from the coding sequence GTGAACTTACTTTACGTTTTGGATCTCATCGGTACAGCGGCTTTCGCCGCCTCCGGTGCCCTGGCCGGGGTACGGCGCCAGATGGATATGCTCGGCGTGCTGGTGCTGGGTATCGTCACGGCCATCGGCGGCGGCACCCTGCGCGACATCCTGCTCGGCGACACACCGCCCTTTTGCCTCAAAGATGAAACCTATCTGTACATCTCCATTGCCGTGGCTCTGCTGACGTTTTTCGGTCATCACGTCCTCGACCGCTACAGCAATCCGCTGTTGTTTTTCGATGCCATCGGTCTGGGCACTTTCGTCGTCATCGGCACCGGCAAGGCGCTGGATTTTCACACCGGGTTCATCGGCGCCGTGACCATGGGCGTCATGACGGCCACGGCAGGCGGTGTCGTGCGCGACGTGCTGTCGAATCAGGTGCCGCTGATCCTGCAAAAAGAAATTTATGCGTCCGCCTGTATTGTCGGCGGGGTGCTGTTTTACATCCTCGACCACATGGGCTGGTCACGGCCTTCCGTCATGCTGATTGCCGCCGGCGTGGTGGTCGGTCTGCGTTTGTTGGCCATCCGTCATAACTGGGCACTGCCCACGGCACCACCGAAAACCTATCCGTCCAAGGAGAAATGA